The following DNA comes from Capsicum annuum cultivar UCD-10X-F1 chromosome 7, UCD10Xv1.1, whole genome shotgun sequence.
tttgatcaattttatattaaaataattttaaaaaattaaaaataatattaaaattaaaaaataaaaaatagccttttttccctccattatttttaattaaaaaaatatttttcaaaatttaaaataataatttttttcttttaaaagaaccCCTTCCCAAATCCCCTCCTCCGTCCAGCCTCAACCCCTCCCCACTCCCCACCCCCCCTCCCCCGTCCagccaccccaccccacccttcACCCCCGTCCCCCTGTCCAGCTATGACTGTCATAGCCATCATCATTAACGTCCACCACCCCCACAGCTAGGGATGTTCATgatttggttaaaaatcaaatcgaactgcgaaccaaaccaaaccgattaaaaaaatcgacatttggttaggtttggtttggtttgattacAAATTTTTAAAACAGATACTtatgtgttttggttttgattttactctaaaataacctataaaataaccaaaccgaaccgataaattttttcttttatatgtatatatatatatatatttatatatatatatatatatatcacatacgtatgcatatataaattatttatatattattcataaataaaatataaatattttttatattttaatcatgaatttaactttagtcataacacttttagtcatatgtctccaTCTAAGTGATGGTACGTTATGAGATTCTATATGATTTTcacactttgaatgacaaatgatactaattgtaaaAATTATCTTGTTGTCTATGAGATTTTATAGGTGAGTTTTATTAGACTATAGATAATCactagttttgaactttctttttggttCCTATTAAGCAAAAAATTTGTGTGTTTACCTTTTAGGgagtttatcatatcattctcttatatttaGTTTCTAAATACATTTATGgaagcgttcatatggtgttgttcatggCGTTGCCTAAGTTTCTAAATACATTTGTAGAAGCGTTCATATGGCATTGTCTAAgtataacactaaattgacatattagtttcaaggttgaggaATAACAGCCGGTTGACATCTCATGTGTtgggttgaattttttttaagaaaaatttcaacttttatcattaactaaagttataaaccaaaaaatcaaaccaaaccgaactaaaccgacaagaatCAAACCGACAGtttttttttgtgttggtttggtttagttttagaaattttataaacgactaagttggtttggttatgatattgaccaataaccgacccaaactgacccatgaacacccctacccACAGCTCTCTTCGTCCCCCCACCCCCACAACCATGGTTGCCATggccatcaccatcaccatcaccatataaatacatctctcttcatcttctttttcttcatcatcatatatgACAGGGATTTGTGGACAATCCCTGAAGAGGGTCTTTgcttcagattttttttttttttgattaagtCTTTgctgtggttgatattgttgttgttgttcattgtaaaaaaaaaaaatgttgttgttttactttttaaattttttctttattcactttctcaatttaaatttttcattttgtttaggattaattttgtaacttttacaaattgttaaagatatttaaataaaaaataaaaattcatcatgtttgtgtatgtgaatttatagttaaaactttaaattaattgaaGAGAAACTTCaattatttggaataaatttgatgtttaattaaatttattgtgtttgtgtattagaattcatagtttaaaaatttaaattaaaaatttattgtttttgtgtattagaatttctactatttataaaaataatttatttaattaaatttattttaatatttaattttaatcttttcatttttttgaattaaaatttaaatttgaaatcttttcatatttttgggattaaaatttaaatttgaaatcttttcatattttttttgggattaaaatttaaatttgaattgaaagtgagtgatagtggatattgaaaaattagtgaatttcatgaattaagcttgaaaaaacttaaagtttttgtgaatttgttgaagatattcaaatttaaaaatcgaaaattcattatgtttgtatatatgaatttatagttaaaaatttaaattagttggagaagaattttaattatttggaatgaatttgatatttaatttgtgagcaaaataaaaacatgattatttaattttatatacaatttataatttttttatttaattaaatttattttaatatttaatttcttatgtatcattttaaaaatgacatggaatttaatgtaatacctgAAAATGACGTGGAAGCAGACGTGACAGACGTGGAATCTGGCATGACAGCTGACGTGGtaagagtgtgttacactcacaaaaaagtgtttaaaatattgtttttagTGGATTCAAAGGTTCAAGTGACAAACATCTAAGTAGAAGTGTTTTCGACATAGTACAAGAGTCCACTGAACCATTTTCCCTTAAATTTATATCAAATTTGATTGATGGTATAAATTTATCCCACAACTAATTCATATCATCAACcaaacatgatataaatataataccaAATTTAGTCTTTGGATATTCTATCTTATCCCATTCAGCATGAGATTATTTCATATAACCTCCCATATGGTATAAATTAGTTCACGAATtatgatctaaagataagataaaaatactttgattcataaattttcatttagaaaataataaagattatcatatttaaaaatataaattactattataaattaaaaattagtacTGTATTTGAGATAATAAAGTGGGCAAATTTCAAAACGGGCCCAACTTTAGATCTGGTCATCAAGTTCAAACCCGCCAAAAAATTTGGTGTGAACATTAGAAAATAGAGGGAAAACAAAAGGGCAAAGtaaaaaagcaaaaacaaaaacaaaaaggacTCTGGTACTATAAACTCTATATATGGTGTGTCAGTCTCTGTATCTTCGTGTGGGTTCCACccaaataaacaataaaatatctCAGATAGTATTCACAATTCACATAAACATTTGAGGTCAAATTACTATATCTCAAACACCAAAACAGggtcaaaaataatatttcaaaaacttaTAGGACTCAAGTTGAAAAGTTACAAACTTATAACatagagaaaaagaaagtgaattgttcaaaaaccctaaaattttTAATCGTAAACTCCTTCTCTCCTTAACGCCGACGCCTAAATTTTCCACCATCGTCGATCTAACCCTCCCCCCCCAACAATATAACCCCACcgcctctctctttctctctctaaacttTCACTTTCTCTGTCTAcactttctctcttcttcttcttctctggaACTTTCACTTTTACGAACGATCGGTTACAGGTATATTTATTCCctttttagtttaattatttttttcttaacaaagATTGATATTTTTGGGTACCTTTTGGATATGCTGAAATGGGTTTTTGTTTTCTTGGcgttttattaattattttttgtttttttgggaaTCGGTGCAGTTTGCAGTTTTGATGAATTTATGGGGCGGATGGAAGTGAAGGCGTTTGAATCTAATTATTACTGAAGtgggttttcaattttgtatGTGTTTggagttgagaaaaaaaattcttgaaaattgaagtgaaaaaaaatgaaaattggatttttgGTATTTATTGAATGTGTAAAGAAAGTAACTTTATAGTTGAGTGTGTGAGAACTTGTTGGTAAGAGTCTGTGTTAGTTGAGTTTTGGCTGTAAGAGTAGTTATACGAAGGGAAAAAATTGGGTCGAGGGCAGGGGTACTGCCTATTGAGGTGCGTGGACTGATGCCTTCAGTGGGTGGGATGAGAAGGACTACAAGGGTATTTGGGGCAAGGGTTTTGAGGTCAGGAAGGAGGTTGCTGAGTCCAGGTGATGGTGAGGTTAAGCGGGCGAAACATGGTGATGAGTGGATTGGACTTCTTGACAAtgtaggtggtggtggtggtggtgttgatgCTACCACTAAGTGTAAGAAAAACGGGTGGGTTAAGAAGGATTGTGGTCCGACGCAAGAAGTTGAACAAACGGATATTGATATAGATAGGAAGGCTGTGGATGAACTGGAGGTACCGGAGGCACGTGTGGTGGAGAACGTTAGTCCCGATAGTAATGTAGTTCGGAGGTGGGGAGCTGTATATACGAGGAAGAGGAAAAGGGGGGACTTGATAAGGAACAATACCGAGGAAGGTCGTGTGTTAACAGAGGTTAGGAGGTTTGGCAAGCACTTTGTAAGGAAGAAAAAAGTTAGATCAGCTTATTCTAAGGATACGGATAATTCTGAAGATGGCGAAGTTTCAACTGATAATGTTATTGTAAATACATCATATGGAAGTGGTTATTGGGTTTCCTGCcttttgaattgtattttaaTGTACTTAAGGAGGTCGACTGTTAGCTTGCAGCAAATCTTTGGATTCATCAACTCAGACCCCCTGAAAAGCGTTTATTCGCTGCACGGAGTCCTCCTCCTTCAGGTATTATTTAATTGCGAGCACTTGACCAGACGTTCATTCAGTCCAGTTTTGTAATTATTAGGCCTTGACCTTTATTTTCTTCCcattctttttttgtttgtttgatgtCTTGATTTTAGGGAGTTTGTTGCTTACGTTGTTGTTTGTTTGCCTGTTTGTGTAATGTAGGATCAGACTCTCACCGAAATCAAAACTGGAGCTTGTGTTATCTCTGGCGTCAGGTGTTCAGTTCCTGTTTTTTCTCTGGACTTTTCTACAGTCCCCTGTTGCTTTATATATCTGCACGCAAGCTTGCTTCTCAGATTTGTTGCCATGTCCTCTGCTTTAGTCACGTATGCTAAAGTTGCCATTGATGAAGTTACGGTGACTAATGACGTGGAGATTGTATCTTGCCTCACCCCTGTGAATAATCAGTCTGGATTGAATGTAGTAACATCTGAAGTATGTGATTCCAAAAAGATTGAAGTGATGAACCAAACTGTTGGTCTTCCTAAATTAGCTGCCCGATACTTGCAGCCAAGGAATCGGAATATCCAGAAGAGGAGAAGCTCATTGAGGTCAATGAGAGGCAGACATTCTTCCTTTGCCACACAGAATGCCAATGGTGTTTTGACTTCTGACAGGTTGAGATTCAGACGCGAGGGCCTTCGATTTTCCTCTCGGGCATCTCAGTATGAGCTTAGGAGTTCACGACAGAAGGCTTCTACACCAAGTGTCAAAGAACTAAAGTCTGCTTTGGCGGCATTAACACAGGATATAGATGCAATGAGCTGTTCGGCAAACATAATGGTTATTGAACCTGACAGGTGTTACAGGGAAGAAGGCGCCGTTATTACTATGGAACTTTCTGCTGCAAAACAATGGATTCTAGCAGTGAAGATAGGTGGTGTAAGGAGATTTGATCTTACTGCTGAAAAAGTTATGAGACCATGTAGCTCCAACCGTGTAACTCATGACATAATATGGGTTGGGGATAGTGGTTGGAAGCTAGAGTTTCCAGATAGGCAAGACTGGATGATTTTCAAGGAACTTTACAAAGAATGTTCTGATCGCAATGCACAGCCCCCTGCGGTGAGCATCATTCCTGTTCCTGGTGTACGTGAAGTATCAGGCTATGCTGAGAGCAATCCTCCCAAGTTTGCCCGTCCAGTTTCATACATCACCGTTAAACATGATGAACTAGCAAGGGCATTAGCAAGGAAGACAGCTAACTATGACATGGATTGTGATGATGAGGAGTGGCTGAGGAGCTTTAATGATCAGTCTAGTCTGGAAAATAATCACCTTTCAGTTGAGAGCTTTGAGTTGCTGATTGATACTTTTGAGAAAGGCTTCTATTGTAATCCAGATGATTACTCTGAGGAGAAAGCTGCTATTAGTAGTTGCCtgaataaggaaaaaaaagagtttgtAGAGGCTGTGTATAGTTATTGGTTCAAAAAGAGGAATCAAAGCCGGTCTTCCCTGATTAAAATTTTCCAGGTAAAAGTGATATGCTTCAATAGAAGCATTTTCCTTACCAATGATATATTTGGAAACAATTGTATTATAAATCTTGAATCGAAAAGTAGTAGTAAAATTGTTTATACACTTGTGTCTTCTGACTACTGTCAATTTCTTTCTGCGCGGAGTATAATTTTCTGTTTTATTCTCCCAAAAGAAGTTGACATACACCCTCATCTCTCCTAGGTAAAGAAATTTGCAGAGAAGTCACAAAAACTTCTTTTGTTCTGTAGTGTGGTTGTGTGATCTAGACGACCAATTGTTTTCATCATTTCTCATCATTTTCGATGAAAGAGAAACTGCACTGCCAATTGGGATGAATTAATATGCCCCTTTGGTGTTATAATGGTGGATAATTGTAACAAGTGACTAAGAGATTTGCATCCAGATTCTGTCTTGAGGATGTGATGGGTTGTAATATGAAGAGTTGGTCTCCAATCTGAAGCTTAGTGGTAAGGACCAGTTGGGGGTTTGAGTCACTGAGGAGCAAACTTGAAAGGACTACTGTTGGGCTCGTGGGTTGGGTATGAACATGATAACTATATTAAAAAGGAGCATTTTCGTTAACTGGTGCTGATTGGATGTAACTGGTTTTCGAACTAGCAAAAGAATATACAAGATGCCTTATTGATTGCCCTTATAAACCCTAATCAATTCTGAAGTCTATACAAGAAATTTTCAGCTGCAATATTAATACAGTAATTTTTAGGGTATTGCAAAATTCATTtcttattaaaaaatagaaaagaattggACTTAGCGGTGACATTTCCTTTTCATTAAACAGAAAaatcttgtattttcttttttcacataTTCTTTTTCAGTATTCTGGTCAGATTTAATATCCTACAATTGTCGGTCCATGGTTTTCTACATCATATTATGGCTATCTGAAGTTGACCATAATCTTTTCTGACAGTGTTACCAGCCAAGAAGAACTCAAGTGATCCTAAAGTCTGTTTTCCGGAAGAAGAGGTCTTTCAAACGGCAAGGAAGCCAAGCTGGAAGAGGCAAACAGCGGCCTTTCCTACAAGGTTTGTATTTAATGCGTTTTATATCAGAATTCTTGTCCTAATCTGAGATCTGTACTGCGTGTTTACTCCTAGACTCTTACAAGAAGCTGAGAATGGAAGTTGAAATTACCTAATAGTAAGTTAAGAAAGATTATATTAGAGTGATGCAATGCTGTGCAATAGAAAATGGCTTGGTTTGTCAATGGCCTGTTTTAAACCTGCCAATGTGAATGCTTGCAGCTTAACTAGTCTAGTGTGGCTCTGCTTGTTTCATTTGTTTTCAAGTTCTGGGGCTTTGTCTTCAAGCTCTGCCCACTTGTCTCAATTTTTTTTGATTGGTAAAGCTCTCTTCTCAAGTTATTAAAATAGCCCTTTGTGCGTTTGATAGGGGAATTGATTTGATTTGTGTTCACTATAAACAAAGATTTGGTACTGGTCTTTGGTATGTATGTGTGTATCAACAAAGGTTTTGTGCTGGACCTATGGCTGTCACACAATGTTATATTTTTCGAAGTTGttagtatttttgtttattaaaatATTTGCATGTAAGCATGTTGAACTTGCATAAAACACTAGGTTTTGTGATTTTCTGGGTTTTATCTCTGATAGGTTGACCTTACAACATATGTCATCCATTTGTAGCTTGATGTTTTCTGCTCTGTTGAAAACTAATATGAAATTCTAATGAGCAGCAGTTGTTACTGAGAAAGATGCTTTACAGCAACAGAAGGCGGTACTGAAGGTGAAAGAAGCAAAAGCTGCTGCAAGCAAGTCGGAGGATTTGGCAGTTAGGATGAGACAGAAGGCGCAGCAGCTGATGGAGAACGCTGATCTAGCAACTTACAAAGCAATGATGGCACTTAGGATAGCTGAAGCAGCTAAGATTGCTAAGTCTACAGAAGCTGTTGCGCCCTTTTTCGTAGGTTAGAAGTGTTTTCTTTGGTGTTTCAAAGAA
Coding sequences within:
- the LOC107870127 gene encoding uncharacterized protein LOC107870127 isoform X1 translates to MPSVGGMRRTTRVFGARVLRSGRRLLSPGDGEVKRAKHGDEWIGLLDNVGGGGGGVDATTKCKKNGWVKKDCGPTQEVEQTDIDIDRKAVDELEVPEARVVENVSPDSNVVRRWGAVYTRKRKRGDLIRNNTEEGRVLTEVRRFGKHFVRKKKVRSAYSKDTDNSEDGEVSTDNVIVNTSYGSGYWVSCLLNCILMYLRRSTVSLQQIFGFINSDPLKSVYSLHGVLLLQDQTLTEIKTGACVISGVRCSVPVFSLDFSTVPCCFIYLHASLLLRFVAMSSALVTYAKVAIDEVTVTNDVEIVSCLTPVNNQSGLNVVTSEVCDSKKIEVMNQTVGLPKLAARYLQPRNRNIQKRRSSLRSMRGRHSSFATQNANGVLTSDRLRFRREGLRFSSRASQYELRSSRQKASTPSVKELKSALAALTQDIDAMSCSANIMVIEPDRCYREEGAVITMELSAAKQWILAVKIGGVRRFDLTAEKVMRPCSSNRVTHDIIWVGDSGWKLEFPDRQDWMIFKELYKECSDRNAQPPAVSIIPVPGVREVSGYAESNPPKFARPVSYITVKHDELARALARKTANYDMDCDDEEWLRSFNDQSSLENNHLSVESFELLIDTFEKGFYCNPDDYSEEKAAISSCLNKEKKEFVEAVYSYWFKKRNQSRSSLIKIFQCYQPRRTQVILKSVFRKKRSFKRQGSQAGRGKQRPFLQAVVTEKDALQQQKAVLKVKEAKAAASKSEDLAVRMRQKAQQLMENADLATYKAMMALRIAEAAKIAKSTEAVAPFFVG
- the LOC107870127 gene encoding uncharacterized protein LOC107870127 isoform X2, with protein sequence MPSVGGMRRTTRVFGARVLRSGRRLLSPGDGEVKRAKHGDEWIGLLDNVGGGGGGVDATTKCKKNGWVKKDCGPTQEVEQTDIDIDRKAVDELEVPEARVVENVSPDSNVVRRWGAVYTRKRKRGDLIRNNTEEGRVLTEVRRFGKHFVRKKKVRSAYSKDTDNSEDGEVSTDNVIVNTSYGSGYWVSCLLNCILMYLRRSTVSLQQIFGFINSDPLKSVYSLHGVLLLQDQTLTEIKTGACVISGVRCSVPVFSLDFSTVPCCFIYLHASLLLRFVAMSSALVTYAKVAIDEVTVTNDVEIVSCLTPVNNQSGLNVVTSEVCDSKKIEVMNQTVGLPKLAARYLQPRNRNIQKRRSSLRSMRGRHSSFATQNANGVLTSDRLRFRREGLRFSSRASQYELRSSRQKASTPSVKELKSALAALTQDIDAMSCSANIMVIEPDRCYREEGAVITMELSAAKQWILAVKIGGVRRFDLTAEKVMRPCSSNRVTHDIIWVGDSGWKLEFPDRQDWMIFKELYKECSDRNAQPPAVSIIPVPGVREVSGYAESNPPKFARPVSYITVKHDELARALARKTANYDMDCDDEEWLRSFNDQSSLENNHLSVESFELLIDTFEKGFYCNPDDYSEEKAAISSCLNKEKKEFVEAVYSYWFKKRNQSRSSLIKIFQCYQPRRTQVILKSVFRKKRSFKRQGSQAGRGKQRPFLQVVTEKDALQQQKAVLKVKEAKAAASKSEDLAVRMRQKAQQLMENADLATYKAMMALRIAEAAKIAKSTEAVAPFFVG